In Geobacter anodireducens, a genomic segment contains:
- a CDS encoding DTW domain-containing protein: MGTRSKRSERCARCRMHIHRCVCPALPRYSLATRVVLVMHHREYSKTTATGPLALEMLPNSELRIHGELGRSLDLSDLDTPARRILLLYPGDDVPVLDRELLERDGRPVTLVVPDGTWRQASRMGRRLPGLARAEMVRLPPGPPTEWGVRRENHPQGLATFEAIARALGIIESPDVQSGMEHLFRLMVRQTLGARGCAVARD, from the coding sequence GTGGGTACCAGATCGAAACGGAGCGAGCGCTGCGCGCGGTGCCGCATGCATATCCACCGGTGCGTCTGCCCGGCGCTGCCGCGGTATTCCCTTGCTACCCGCGTGGTCCTGGTCATGCACCACCGGGAATACTCGAAAACCACGGCTACCGGCCCCCTGGCCCTGGAGATGCTCCCCAACAGCGAACTGCGCATCCACGGGGAGCTGGGCCGTTCCCTGGACCTGAGCGATCTGGACACCCCGGCGCGGCGTATCCTTCTGCTCTATCCCGGCGACGACGTCCCCGTCTTGGACCGGGAACTGCTGGAACGGGACGGACGGCCCGTCACCCTGGTGGTGCCCGACGGCACCTGGCGCCAGGCGTCCCGCATGGGCCGACGGTTGCCCGGCCTCGCCCGCGCAGAGATGGTCCGGCTCCCGCCGGGCCCTCCCACCGAGTGGGGCGTCCGGCGGGAGAATCATCCCCAGGGGCTGGCCACCTTCGAGGCCATCGCCCGGGCCCTGGGCATCATCGAATCACCCGACGTCCAGTCGGGCATGGAGCACCTGTTCCGCCTCATGGTGAGACAAACCCTCGGTGCCCGGGGATGCGCGGTCGCCCGGGACTGA
- a CDS encoding Crp/Fnr family transcriptional regulator — protein MDIRDILRKSLLFSGLDENHLAEVAVIAARRPFARGETVFAEGEPANGFYLLAQGSMKLCKVSPDGKEKVLHFVHPGETFAEAAFFGDGKYPAEARAVEKGEAIFFPREGFMGLLERNPRFSLNLIVSLSLMLRRFARQIEELTFAEVPARLAAHLVELAERKSTSFQGTTYLDLDMKKGELASRLGTVSETLSRSFRKLKEEGLIEVDGSRVVIFDMEKLKAAAGRRPA, from the coding sequence ATGGACATCAGGGACATCCTCAGGAAATCGCTTCTCTTTTCCGGCCTGGACGAGAACCACCTGGCCGAAGTGGCGGTCATTGCAGCCCGCCGCCCCTTTGCCCGGGGGGAAACCGTCTTTGCCGAAGGGGAGCCGGCAAACGGTTTTTACCTCCTGGCCCAGGGGAGCATGAAGCTCTGCAAGGTCTCGCCCGACGGCAAGGAGAAGGTCCTCCACTTCGTTCATCCCGGCGAAACCTTTGCCGAGGCTGCTTTCTTCGGCGACGGCAAGTACCCGGCCGAGGCCCGGGCCGTGGAGAAGGGGGAGGCGATCTTCTTCCCGCGCGAGGGCTTCATGGGGCTGCTGGAGCGCAATCCGCGCTTCTCCCTGAACCTGATCGTGTCGCTGTCTCTGATGCTGCGCCGCTTTGCCCGGCAGATCGAGGAACTCACCTTCGCGGAGGTGCCGGCGCGCCTGGCCGCCCACCTGGTGGAGCTGGCCGAGCGCAAGTCCACCTCGTTCCAGGGAACGACCTACCTGGATCTGGACATGAAAAAGGGGGAGCTGGCGTCACGCCTGGGCACGGTGAGCGAGACCCTGTCCCGTTCGTTCCGCAAGCTGAAGGAGGAGGGGCTCATCGAGGTGGACGGGAGCCGCGTGGTGATCTTCGACATGGAAAAGCTGAAGGCCGCTGCCGGGAGGCGCCCGGCCTGA
- a CDS encoding lipid A 3-O-deacylase codes for MKRYAMILLLLAGQMLSAGAGHGEEPAVRTASGEFTILGGYGITHRGFGATRTQVETVDAILRYGHFLSGELGIGHWFQGRHELLVEVPLHLTLDPRVRTMTGGYLLGSWKFTALEGLAPYVFAGGGVLYNDLGLDTQGTRLNFSYQGGTGLQWFVRPDTALGVEYRYHHVSNAGTAEPNEPLNSSKFLLGVSVYR; via the coding sequence ATGAAACGTTATGCGATGATCCTGCTCCTTTTGGCAGGCCAGATGCTTTCGGCAGGTGCCGGGCATGGGGAAGAGCCGGCTGTGCGGACCGCATCCGGCGAGTTCACCATCCTGGGGGGCTATGGTATCACCCACAGGGGGTTCGGCGCCACCCGCACCCAGGTGGAGACGGTGGATGCCATCCTGCGCTACGGACACTTCCTCTCGGGAGAGCTGGGCATCGGCCATTGGTTCCAGGGGCGCCACGAGCTGCTGGTGGAAGTGCCGCTCCACCTGACCCTGGACCCGCGCGTACGAACCATGACCGGCGGCTACCTCCTGGGCAGCTGGAAATTCACCGCCCTTGAGGGGCTGGCCCCCTACGTCTTCGCCGGCGGCGGCGTCCTCTACAACGACCTGGGACTCGACACCCAGGGGACGCGGCTCAATTTTTCCTATCAGGGGGGAACGGGGCTCCAGTGGTTCGTGCGGCCGGACACCGCCCTGGGGGTCGAGTACCGCTATCATCACGTCTCCAACGCCGGCACCGCCGAACCCAATGAGCCTCTGAATTCGAGCAAGTTTCTGCTGGGGGTGTCGGTCTACCGGTAG
- a CDS encoding lipid A biosynthesis acyltransferase yields the protein MNTTLPLRKRLKWHLGVLAAIVATLPVLLLPAPAAVALGGAAGALAFRLLGKVRRNTIANIRNALPALQAMEGWDPAAGTPEEIARRTFVNLGRTAVEIIKLCYGQGQGLVERTELRGMEHYLRAKERGKGVIFITGHCDNWEIVAHAFGTHSDGMAVVARRQKYEPLTKLLERLRNRHGNSIIYADGAARQIFFRLRKNGAIGLLMDQAVHPGEGELVEFLGRKAWTTTMPALLAAKTGAALVPGFGRREGNRHVLEFFPEIAPDPAGDPIATTRLLNRAIEAYIVRYPDQWLWVYNRWKRVPTEQ from the coding sequence GTGAACACGACTCTCCCATTACGCAAACGTCTCAAGTGGCACCTGGGCGTCTTGGCGGCCATCGTCGCGACCCTGCCGGTACTGCTGCTTCCCGCGCCGGCCGCCGTGGCCCTCGGAGGAGCGGCCGGCGCTCTCGCCTTCCGGCTCCTGGGCAAGGTGCGCCGGAACACCATCGCGAACATCAGAAACGCGCTCCCCGCACTCCAGGCCATGGAAGGGTGGGATCCGGCTGCGGGAACGCCGGAGGAGATCGCCCGGCGCACCTTCGTCAACCTGGGGCGGACCGCCGTGGAGATCATCAAGCTCTGCTACGGCCAGGGACAGGGCCTGGTGGAGAGGACGGAACTGCGGGGAATGGAGCACTACCTGCGGGCAAAGGAGCGGGGCAAGGGGGTCATCTTCATCACGGGGCATTGCGACAACTGGGAGATCGTGGCCCACGCCTTCGGCACCCATTCCGACGGCATGGCCGTGGTGGCCCGCCGCCAGAAATACGAGCCGCTGACAAAGCTGCTGGAGCGGCTGCGCAACCGGCACGGCAACAGTATCATCTATGCCGACGGCGCGGCACGGCAGATCTTTTTCCGCTTGAGGAAGAACGGGGCCATCGGCCTGCTCATGGACCAGGCAGTCCATCCCGGCGAGGGTGAGTTGGTGGAGTTTCTCGGAAGAAAGGCATGGACCACCACCATGCCGGCCCTGCTGGCGGCCAAGACCGGCGCGGCCCTGGTCCCCGGATTCGGGAGGCGGGAGGGGAATCGTCACGTGCTGGAATTCTTCCCCGAGATAGCACCCGACCCCGCCGGCGATCCCATCGCCACCACCAGGCTCCTCAACCGCGCCATCGAGGCGTACATCGTCCGCTACCCGGACCAGTGGCTCTGGGTCTATAACCGCTGGAAGCGGGTACCAACGGAACAGTAG
- a CDS encoding two-component system response regulator, producing the protein MSPEKYPPTPILLVDDEAAWLRSLSLTLREATGIDNIIRCSDSRQVMAILRGTEVSLILLDLTMPYFSGTELLQMIGQEYPDIPVIVLSGLNQVETAVRCMQLGAFDYYVKTVEKERLITGIQRAFSMQEMRNENRSLKARFLDDHLAHPDAFAEIMTASKKMRAVFQYCEAVAQSSEPILITGESGVGKELIARAVHRIRCPGGPWVAVNAAGLDDTIFADTLFGHARGAFTGAERDRRGMIEEAAGGTLFLDEIGDLSHVSQVKLLRLLQEGEFFPIGSDTPRKLRAKLVFATNHDLSGKSGSNGFRKDLYYRLNAHQVQIPPLRERFEDLPLLIDHFLSEAAEALGKRSPTPPRELATLLSIYSFPGNIRELRAMIYDAVSRHRSHVLSLDSFKEKIGYSTDLPSPAPDTEIIFPERLPTLEEGRHRLVMEAVRRARGNQTLAAAMLGITRQALAKRLKQFPDATPVSPVRAAGSGRERVLQFFPAH; encoded by the coding sequence ATGAGTCCGGAAAAGTATCCCCCCACGCCCATCCTGCTGGTGGACGATGAGGCTGCGTGGCTGCGCAGCCTGTCACTCACGCTGCGGGAGGCCACCGGCATCGATAACATCATCAGATGCTCCGACAGCAGACAGGTGATGGCTATCCTGCGCGGGACCGAGGTGAGCCTGATCCTGCTCGACCTGACCATGCCCTATTTTTCCGGCACAGAGTTGCTGCAGATGATCGGCCAGGAATACCCTGACATCCCGGTGATCGTCCTGAGCGGACTGAACCAGGTGGAAACGGCTGTGCGCTGCATGCAGTTGGGCGCCTTCGATTACTACGTGAAGACCGTTGAGAAGGAGCGCCTCATCACCGGCATCCAGCGGGCGTTCTCCATGCAGGAGATGCGCAACGAAAACCGCAGCCTCAAGGCGCGGTTCCTGGATGACCACCTGGCCCATCCGGATGCCTTTGCGGAAATCATGACCGCCAGCAAGAAGATGCGGGCCGTGTTCCAGTACTGCGAGGCCGTGGCCCAGAGCAGCGAGCCGATCCTGATCACCGGCGAAAGCGGGGTCGGCAAGGAGCTCATCGCCCGCGCCGTTCACCGCATCCGCTGCCCAGGTGGGCCCTGGGTGGCGGTGAACGCGGCGGGGCTCGACGATACAATCTTTGCCGACACCCTGTTCGGGCACGCCCGCGGCGCGTTCACCGGCGCCGAGCGCGACCGGCGTGGCATGATCGAGGAGGCTGCCGGCGGTACCCTCTTTCTGGACGAAATCGGGGACCTGAGCCACGTCTCCCAGGTGAAGCTGCTCCGGCTGCTCCAGGAGGGAGAGTTCTTTCCCATCGGTTCGGACACGCCCCGCAAGCTGCGGGCCAAGCTCGTGTTCGCCACCAATCACGACCTGAGCGGCAAGAGCGGTTCAAACGGGTTCCGCAAGGACCTCTACTATCGCCTCAACGCCCACCAGGTCCAGATACCACCCCTGCGGGAGCGGTTCGAGGATCTGCCGCTGCTTATCGATCATTTTCTCTCAGAGGCCGCCGAGGCTCTGGGAAAACGCAGCCCCACGCCACCCCGTGAGCTGGCCACGCTCCTGTCCATCTACTCTTTCCCGGGGAACATCCGCGAATTGCGGGCCATGATCTACGATGCGGTGAGCCGCCATCGCTCCCATGTCCTGTCCCTGGACAGCTTCAAGGAGAAGATCGGTTACAGCACTGACCTGCCGTCCCCGGCACCCGATACGGAGATCATTTTCCCCGAGCGGCTGCCGACCCTTGAGGAGGGCAGGCACAGGCTGGTCATGGAGGCGGTCCGGCGCGCCCGGGGCAACCAGACCCTGGCGGCGGCCATGCTCGGCATAACCCGGCAGGCCCTTGCCAAGCGGCTGAAGCAGTTTCCCGACGCCACTCCCGTTTCCCCCGTACGTGCCGCAGGGAGCGGGCGGGAGCGGGTGCTGCAGTTCTTTCCCGCCCATTGA
- a CDS encoding histidine kinase, translated as MFRLIRRRCFVCALARLWPVVMLVGAYPAPARADYEARAANHILVLHSYHPGYPWADQVMAGIQDVLSNSFERIHMDVEYLDVKRHRQSAQVSRMFDAVLHHKLRQRSFNLVIASGNEALDYALANRRDLFRGAPIVSCATVGPDPLPTASDRHTGVRADPDCAGVIRQALALHPGTTGMIVIGGTRELTDRLNAQRLMAVSQAFAGRVTFDFWNDLSAESIIERLQSPARGTLILINGSIRDRSGNLLSFHEQTGLLRQAGLPLYSFWNVFLGEGTVGGPFVDVREQGRLAARAALRVLHGEPVADIPVVQSASSVPIFDYEELQRLGISPRRLPPKHILVNGPKPFYNLTKSQFLWAVAILLGSLSITLLLTWSILLRRRAERRLRQSEQNYRQLSRQFGIILDGIPDSLTLISHDMKVVWSNKVAGEPFGAPLRTVPGEYCCEMLYNRTTLCDNCPAVRAFESGENEESTITTPDGRTLEVKAFPVREGSEMVSHVIMLASDISDKVRLLEETVRTSRLASLGELAAGVAHEINNPNAVILLNVDLVKKVCREAIPLLLDRVDRQSELAIGGIPWSEMREELPLLLTEMEEGAGRIKRIVDDLKDFARGDGADQCEPVDLNEAVRASVRLAGNAIKNATDHFVLELAPGLPSFEGSIQRIEQVVVNLIMNACQSLQDKTNGITVSTGYDPLRGVCTVQVRDEGQGIPPEVLPRITDPFFTTKRETGGTGLGLSICMRIVRSYGGTLEFQSAPGAGTTATLSLPAEKEVIAA; from the coding sequence ATGTTTCGATTGATCCGACGACGTTGTTTCGTTTGTGCGCTGGCGCGCCTATGGCCGGTGGTTATGCTCGTTGGGGCGTATCCCGCTCCGGCACGCGCCGATTACGAGGCGCGGGCGGCCAACCACATCCTGGTGCTCCATTCCTATCACCCCGGCTATCCGTGGGCTGATCAGGTCATGGCGGGAATCCAGGATGTGCTGTCGAATTCCTTCGAGCGGATTCACATGGATGTGGAATATCTCGACGTGAAGCGTCACCGGCAGTCCGCCCAGGTTTCCCGCATGTTTGACGCGGTGTTGCACCATAAGCTGCGGCAACGGTCGTTCAACCTGGTGATCGCATCCGGCAACGAGGCGCTCGACTACGCTCTCGCCAACCGCCGTGACCTGTTCCGCGGTGCGCCCATCGTATCCTGCGCAACCGTCGGCCCCGATCCGCTCCCCACCGCCTCTGACCGGCATACGGGCGTCAGGGCCGATCCCGATTGTGCGGGGGTCATCAGGCAGGCCCTGGCGCTTCATCCCGGCACGACCGGAATGATCGTCATCGGCGGCACCCGGGAGCTCACGGACCGCCTCAATGCCCAGCGCCTCATGGCGGTAAGCCAGGCATTCGCGGGACGGGTGACGTTCGATTTCTGGAACGACCTGTCGGCCGAGTCAATCATTGAGCGGCTGCAGTCTCCGGCGCGCGGCACCCTAATCCTCATCAACGGGTCGATCCGCGACCGCTCGGGAAATCTCCTCTCGTTCCATGAGCAGACAGGCCTGCTGCGGCAGGCGGGCCTTCCCCTCTACAGCTTCTGGAACGTCTTTCTCGGCGAGGGGACCGTGGGGGGGCCGTTCGTGGATGTGCGCGAGCAGGGGCGGCTTGCCGCGCGGGCGGCACTGCGGGTGCTCCATGGTGAGCCGGTGGCCGACATTCCTGTGGTGCAATCGGCCAGCTCCGTTCCCATCTTTGACTACGAGGAACTGCAGCGGCTGGGCATATCTCCCCGGCGCCTGCCGCCGAAGCACATCCTGGTCAACGGGCCCAAGCCGTTCTACAACCTGACCAAGTCCCAGTTTCTCTGGGCCGTCGCGATTCTGCTCGGCTCCCTGAGCATCACCCTGCTGCTCACCTGGAGCATCCTGCTCCGGCGCCGGGCCGAGCGCAGGCTGCGCCAGAGCGAGCAGAACTACCGGCAGCTATCCCGGCAGTTCGGGATCATCCTGGACGGCATCCCCGACAGTCTCACCCTGATTTCCCACGACATGAAGGTGGTCTGGTCCAACAAGGTGGCCGGCGAACCCTTTGGCGCGCCTCTGCGGACCGTGCCCGGCGAATACTGCTGCGAGATGCTCTACAACCGCACCACCCTCTGCGATAACTGCCCGGCGGTGAGGGCATTCGAGTCGGGCGAGAACGAGGAATCCACCATCACCACGCCCGACGGCAGGACCCTTGAGGTGAAGGCATTCCCGGTCAGGGAGGGATCGGAGATGGTGAGCCACGTCATCATGCTGGCCAGCGACATCTCCGACAAGGTCCGCCTGCTGGAGGAAACGGTCAGGACGAGCCGGCTCGCATCGCTGGGCGAGCTGGCCGCCGGCGTGGCCCACGAGATCAACAACCCCAATGCGGTGATCCTGCTCAACGTGGACCTGGTCAAAAAGGTGTGCCGGGAAGCAATCCCCCTGCTGCTGGATCGCGTTGACCGGCAGAGCGAGCTGGCGATCGGGGGGATCCCCTGGTCGGAAATGCGCGAGGAGCTGCCGCTCCTGCTGACGGAGATGGAGGAGGGCGCGGGCCGCATCAAGCGGATCGTGGATGACCTCAAGGACTTCGCCCGCGGCGACGGCGCCGACCAGTGCGAGCCTGTGGACCTGAACGAGGCGGTCCGGGCCTCGGTCCGCCTGGCGGGCAATGCCATCAAGAATGCCACCGACCATTTCGTGCTGGAGCTGGCCCCCGGCCTCCCTTCCTTCGAGGGAAGCATCCAGCGGATCGAACAGGTGGTGGTCAACCTGATCATGAACGCCTGCCAGTCCCTCCAGGACAAAACGAACGGGATCACCGTCAGCACCGGCTATGACCCTCTCCGTGGGGTCTGCACGGTTCAGGTGCGCGACGAGGGGCAGGGGATTCCCCCGGAGGTCCTTCCCCGCATCACCGATCCGTTCTTCACCACAAAGCGCGAAACCGGCGGCACGGGTCTCGGCCTGTCCATCTGCATGCGCATCGTCAGAAGCTATGGCGGAACGCTCGAATTCCAGTCCGCCCCGGGAGCCGGGACAACGGCTACCCTGTCCCTGCCTGCCGAAAAGGAGGTCATTGCCGCATGA